One window of Chryseobacterium indologenes genomic DNA carries:
- a CDS encoding efflux RND transporter permease subunit, with amino-acid sequence MKKLLTISIQKRWLMLALFLLLGFFGYYSWTRLSIEAYPDIADVTSQVVTQVPGLAAEEVEQQITIPLERSLNGLPGMHVMRSKSTFGLSIITMVFDDGIDDYWARQRIQERLTDVELPYGAQPGLDPLTSPIGEVYRYIIESNNHSLRELTDLQKFVIIPRIKQVSGIADVTNFGGITTQFQIELDPHKLEQYGLSLSEVTETISKNNVSAGGSMLPRGNLAYVIRGIGLVKDLNDLGKIVVKTQNGVPVFLNDVGTLKYGNLERKGILGYTDRKRNYSESVEGIVLLLRGQNPSQVLEGVHEAIEELNNETLPPGVKIHPFLDRTDLVKTTLTTVSHTLTEGIVLVIIVLIVFLGSWRGALLVAITIPLSLLFAFILMHFTNIPANLLSLGAIDFGIIVDGAIVMLETILKKREENAEETLEEKTITQRVIEVAKPIFFSTIIIITAYLPLFAFERVEKKLFTPMAFTVGYALLGALAVALLLIPGLAYVIYRKPQKIYHNKWLEKLSTAYGKSIEKIMQTPKRVIIPIMIVLVSAGILSWHVGKDFLPELDEGSIWLQVQLPPGISLAKSKEMSDTLRARTLRHPEITYMMIQAGRNDDGTDPWTASHFEVSVGIKPYSEWPSGKTKADLIKELATDYKDMPGFTVGFSQPMIDGVMDKISGAHSELVVKVYGEDFKETRRIAENVLSTLNTIPGSADLAIDQEPPLPQLQIIANRDKIAQYGLNVADVADLIEVALGGKAISQIFIGNKVYDISCRYTEDSRNTPDKIGNLMLTSASGAKIPLSQVAEVKLSTGESTITREMNKRHLTVKLNLRGTDLSSFLKKAQDKIEKDIQYDHEKYQIKWGGQFENQNRAYSRLAFIVPLALAIMFLLLYGAFGDFRQALVLMSIVPLALFGGMLALNVRGMSLNVSSAVGFIALFGVAIQNGVIMISHINDLRKKGYELKEAAIKGAKDRFRPVLMTATVAVIGLFPASLATGIGSDVQRPLATVIVYGLMFSTILTLFVLPAIYFMAEHRNEKQNLESDEN; translated from the coding sequence ATGAAGAAATTACTAACAATCTCTATACAGAAGAGATGGCTGATGCTTGCTCTCTTCCTTTTACTGGGATTTTTCGGGTATTATTCCTGGACCAGATTATCCATAGAGGCTTATCCTGATATTGCTGATGTGACTTCACAAGTGGTAACGCAAGTTCCGGGGCTGGCCGCTGAAGAAGTGGAACAACAAATCACCATTCCATTAGAAAGATCTCTGAACGGACTTCCCGGAATGCATGTCATGCGAAGCAAAAGTACCTTCGGGCTTTCCATTATTACGATGGTTTTCGATGACGGGATAGATGATTACTGGGCAAGGCAGCGTATTCAGGAAAGACTGACGGATGTTGAGCTTCCATATGGTGCGCAGCCAGGATTAGATCCCCTTACCTCTCCCATCGGCGAAGTCTATCGTTATATTATCGAAAGCAACAACCACAGTCTGCGGGAATTGACGGATTTACAAAAATTTGTTATCATTCCCCGTATCAAACAGGTGTCAGGAATTGCTGATGTAACCAATTTTGGGGGAATTACCACTCAGTTTCAGATCGAGCTGGATCCGCATAAGCTTGAACAATACGGACTATCTCTGTCTGAAGTGACCGAAACTATTTCTAAAAATAATGTCAGCGCCGGAGGCAGTATGCTTCCCCGCGGAAACCTTGCCTATGTCATCCGTGGAATAGGTTTGGTAAAAGATTTAAATGACCTTGGAAAAATTGTAGTCAAAACCCAAAATGGGGTTCCCGTTTTTCTGAATGATGTAGGAACGCTGAAATACGGAAACTTAGAAAGAAAAGGAATTCTTGGCTACACAGACCGAAAACGGAATTATTCTGAAAGTGTGGAAGGAATTGTACTTTTATTAAGGGGACAAAATCCTTCACAAGTACTGGAAGGCGTTCATGAAGCGATTGAAGAACTGAATAACGAAACACTTCCTCCCGGAGTAAAAATCCATCCTTTTCTGGACAGAACAGATCTTGTAAAAACTACACTTACCACAGTTTCCCATACCCTTACCGAAGGCATTGTACTGGTTATTATCGTACTGATTGTATTTCTTGGAAGCTGGCGGGGAGCTTTGCTGGTAGCGATTACCATTCCGCTTTCTTTATTATTCGCTTTTATACTCATGCATTTTACCAATATTCCGGCCAATCTTCTTTCACTGGGAGCGATTGATTTCGGGATTATTGTAGACGGAGCCATCGTCATGCTGGAAACCATTCTTAAGAAAAGAGAAGAAAATGCGGAAGAAACACTGGAAGAAAAGACCATTACCCAAAGAGTGATTGAGGTGGCAAAACCTATTTTCTTTTCAACCATTATTATCATTACCGCCTATCTGCCCTTATTTGCATTTGAAAGAGTAGAAAAAAAATTATTTACCCCTATGGCTTTTACTGTTGGATATGCCCTGTTGGGAGCCCTTGCTGTTGCATTGCTTCTGATTCCCGGATTAGCTTATGTGATCTATCGGAAACCACAGAAGATCTATCACAATAAATGGTTGGAAAAACTAAGCACAGCCTATGGAAAAAGCATTGAAAAAATAATGCAAACTCCTAAAAGAGTTATTATTCCTATTATGATCGTTCTGGTTTCTGCCGGAATCCTATCCTGGCATGTAGGAAAAGATTTTCTTCCCGAATTGGATGAAGGTTCCATATGGTTACAGGTACAGTTACCTCCTGGAATTTCTTTAGCCAAATCAAAAGAAATGAGTGATACTTTACGTGCCCGTACTCTCAGACATCCTGAAATCACTTATATGATGATTCAGGCAGGACGTAATGATGATGGTACCGACCCATGGACGGCTTCCCACTTTGAGGTATCTGTTGGAATAAAACCTTACAGCGAATGGCCTTCAGGAAAAACAAAAGCCGACCTCATCAAAGAACTTGCAACAGATTATAAAGATATGCCGGGATTCACCGTTGGGTTTTCACAACCTATGATTGATGGTGTCATGGATAAAATCTCCGGAGCTCACAGTGAGCTGGTGGTAAAAGTATATGGAGAAGACTTTAAGGAAACCAGACGTATTGCAGAAAATGTATTATCCACTTTAAATACAATTCCGGGCTCTGCAGATCTTGCTATCGATCAGGAGCCGCCGTTACCTCAACTGCAGATTATTGCCAACAGAGACAAGATTGCTCAGTATGGACTGAATGTAGCAGATGTTGCCGACCTTATTGAAGTGGCATTGGGAGGGAAAGCCATTTCTCAGATCTTTATCGGCAATAAAGTGTATGACATTTCATGCCGTTATACAGAAGACAGCCGTAATACGCCGGATAAAATCGGAAATCTGATGCTGACTTCAGCTTCAGGAGCAAAAATCCCATTGTCTCAGGTGGCAGAAGTAAAATTAAGCACCGGTGAAAGTACCATTACCAGAGAAATGAACAAACGTCATCTTACGGTAAAGCTGAATCTGAGAGGAACTGATCTTTCTTCTTTCCTGAAAAAAGCACAGGATAAAATTGAAAAAGATATCCAATACGATCACGAAAAATATCAGATCAAATGGGGCGGACAGTTTGAAAATCAAAACAGGGCGTATTCCAGACTGGCATTTATTGTTCCGCTGGCATTGGCAATCATGTTTCTTTTATTATACGGTGCATTTGGAGATTTCAGACAGGCTTTGGTTCTGATGTCTATTGTTCCACTGGCATTATTTGGAGGAATGCTGGCTCTCAATGTAAGAGGAATGTCTCTGAATGTATCTTCAGCCGTAGGATTTATCGCATTGTTCGGAGTTGCTATCCAGAACGGAGTCATTATGATTTCTCATATCAACGATCTCCGTAAGAAAGGATATGAACTGAAAGAGGCAGCCATCAAAGGGGCAAAAGATCGTTTCAGACCTGTACTGATGACCGCAACAGTGGCTGTAATTGGATTATTCCCTGCATCATTAGCCACAGGAATCGGTTCTGATGTACAGCGTCCACTGGCAACTGTGATTGTTTATGGACTGATGTTCTCCACTATTTTAACCCTATTCGTTTTACCAGCAATTTATTTTATGGCTGAACACCGAAACGAAAAACAAAATTTAGAATCAGATGAAAATTAG
- a CDS encoding TolC family protein: MKIRVRFIILSLVLLSITEMKAQEKELLSFEEYLSLVGNKNLGYASQKYNVSMAEATIQTANMFPDPQLEMETTNNGVSQNMGYVYGASLGWTLELGGKRKARVNLARNQSELSKIQLQDFFRNLRADASLGYIDALKSRALLEVQQDSYKNMQQLAKSDSIRYRLGTISLVTSKQSKLEAASLLNEVYQAESAEQQAFTSLSVFLGESKITDRNVAGDFNAFNRDFSIDDLVLQALNERADLLAARQNTEVAKSQISLEKANRVIDLGISAGAERHTEATNEIAPSPTVNAVKMGISIPLKFSNRRNAGLKIAEMAHSQAEVEYKQIEQGIKAEVMQAYQQYTATQKQLRQFHNGMLTEAQNILEGITYSYKRGESSILEVLNAQRTYNNVRKDYYQALADNAAALIELERKVGIWDIHF, from the coding sequence ATGAAAATTAGAGTTCGATTTATCATATTATCTCTCGTATTGCTGAGCATTACAGAGATGAAGGCACAGGAAAAAGAACTTTTATCATTCGAAGAATACCTGAGTCTTGTCGGAAATAAAAATCTGGGTTATGCCTCTCAAAAATACAATGTAAGTATGGCCGAAGCTACTATTCAGACTGCCAATATGTTTCCTGACCCTCAATTAGAAATGGAAACTACCAATAATGGAGTCAGTCAGAATATGGGATATGTGTATGGTGCATCACTAGGCTGGACCCTTGAATTGGGTGGTAAAAGAAAAGCCAGGGTAAATCTGGCCAGAAACCAATCGGAGCTGAGCAAAATACAGTTGCAGGATTTCTTCAGGAACCTGAGAGCAGATGCAAGCTTAGGATATATCGATGCTTTAAAATCCAGGGCTTTGCTTGAAGTACAGCAGGATTCTTATAAAAATATGCAACAGCTTGCAAAGTCCGACAGTATCCGTTATAGATTGGGAACCATATCACTTGTAACGTCCAAACAAAGTAAACTGGAAGCTGCTTCCCTTCTCAATGAAGTATATCAGGCTGAAAGTGCAGAACAGCAGGCGTTCACCAGTTTATCAGTTTTTCTTGGAGAAAGCAAAATTACAGACAGAAATGTTGCCGGAGATTTTAATGCATTCAACAGGGATTTTAGTATTGATGATCTGGTTCTTCAGGCCTTAAATGAACGAGCAGATTTATTGGCTGCCAGACAAAATACAGAGGTTGCCAAAAGTCAGATCAGCCTTGAAAAAGCTAATAGAGTTATAGATTTAGGCATAAGTGCCGGAGCAGAACGACATACCGAAGCTACGAATGAAATTGCTCCTTCTCCCACCGTAAATGCTGTAAAAATGGGCATTAGCATTCCTTTGAAGTTTTCCAACAGAAGAAATGCAGGATTGAAAATAGCAGAAATGGCCCATTCGCAGGCAGAAGTTGAGTACAAACAAATCGAACAAGGAATAAAAGCTGAAGTAATGCAGGCTTATCAGCAATATACAGCTACCCAGAAACAGCTCAGACAATTTCATAACGGAATGCTTACGGAAGCACAAAACATTCTTGAAGGAATCACCTACAGCTACAAAAGAGGAGAAAGCTCAATCCTTGAAGTCCTGAATGCCCAGAGAACGTATAACAATGTAAGGAAAGATTATTATCAGGCTCTTGCAGACAATGCAGCTGCTTTGATTGAGCTTGAGCGTAAAGTTGGAATCTGGGATATTCATTTTTAG
- a CDS encoding DUF1801 domain-containing protein, producing the protein MQIQSVSIEDYVSKIPEERQEAFKKLYDAVNDNLPKGFEDATNYGMIGWVVPLTTFPAGYHCAPGTPLPFINLASQKNFIALYHMGLYSKPELLDWFVGEYPKHSKKKLDMGKSCVRFKKVEDIPFELIAELSQKMTPDDWIGIYESQYKR; encoded by the coding sequence ATGCAGATTCAGTCAGTTTCTATAGAAGATTATGTCTCAAAGATTCCTGAAGAAAGACAGGAAGCTTTCAAAAAACTTTATGATGCGGTAAATGATAATCTCCCGAAAGGTTTTGAGGACGCTACAAATTATGGGATGATAGGTTGGGTAGTTCCTTTGACAACATTTCCTGCCGGATATCACTGTGCACCCGGAACACCGCTGCCGTTCATCAATCTGGCTTCTCAGAAGAATTTTATAGCGCTGTATCATATGGGTTTGTATTCAAAACCGGAACTTCTGGATTGGTTCGTAGGAGAATATCCAAAACATTCCAAAAAGAAGCTGGATATGGGGAAATCCTGCGTCCGCTTCAAAAAAGTGGAAGATATTCCTTTTGAACTGATTGCCGAGCTGAGTCAAAAAATGACTCCTGATGACTGGATCGGAATTTATGAATCTCAGTATAAAAGATAA